In Triticum urartu cultivar G1812 chromosome 6, Tu2.1, whole genome shotgun sequence, the following proteins share a genomic window:
- the LOC125513987 gene encoding uncharacterized protein LOC125513987: MRSRRRRCSPATASPVEDENLLPEILLRLPPDPSSLPRASLVCKRWRSILSDPDFLKRFRRHHQKPPLLGFFRGNSMSTEHHFTPVLDSPDRIAAARFSVPNNSNKHWNFVGCRHGLAILVNMWLRQVMVWDPLTGQEHRVACPPGLVFDPEVHLVYWEAAVMCADAQDGHVHGDCFSRPLKLVLIWVIGYRKAFACLYESASGLWGDIVSMESTDTMFGIRPGILVGSALCWVLCGGNVLVFDVESQHLDLIKRPVDCPMNTTSYGFVQVLRMDDNRLGLAYLSKLTILLWERKSNCDGVVTWVFLQKSIQLQELFPHRMFSRCKKMIITGYDEDTNVIVLSTIRGVFTLQLDSMQIKHICKRGGLCLDTFYPYTNFYTTVFTLVKLMNVNEDYGEHSSAARQGFGSACRSIYGGFVKWCMGKIQKKT, from the exons AtgaggagccgccgccgccgttgctcGCCGGCGACGGCGTCCCCAGTGGAAGACGAGAACCTTCTCCCGGAGatcctcctgcgcctccctccggACCCATCGTCACTCCCCCGCGCCTCCCTCGTCTGTAAGCGCTGGCGCAGCATCCTGTCCGATCCGGACTTCCTCAAGCGCTTCCGCAGGCACCACCAAAAACCTCCACTGCTCGGCTTCTTCAGAGGTAATTCAATGAGCACAGAGCACCACTTCACTCCTGTGCTCGACTCGCCGGACCGCATCGCTGCAGCCCGCTTCTCTGTGCCCAACAACAGCAACAAACACTGGAACTTCGTAGGCTGCCGCCACGGCCTCGCCATCCTAGTCAACATGTGGCTTCGTCAGGTGATGGTGTGGGATCCCCTCACCGGACAAGAGCACCGTGTGGCTTGTCCACCTGGGCTGGTGTTCGACCCGGAGGTCCACCTGGTGTACTGGGAGGCCGCGGTGATGTGCGCTGATGCCCAAGACGGGCACGTGCATGGCGATTGCTTCTCGAGACCGCTCAAATTGGTCTTGATCTGGGTCATTGGATACAGAAAAGCATTCGCTTGCCTCTATGAATCGGCATCTGGTTTATGGGGAGACATTGTCTCCATGGAGTCAACAGACACGATGTTTGGCATAAGGCCTGGCATCCTTGTTGGGAGTGCACTTTGCTGGGTGCTTTGTGGTGGTAACGTCCTTGTGTTTGATGTTGAAAGTCAGCACCTTGATTTGATCAAGAGGCCGGTAGACTGCCCTATGAACACCACCTCCTATGGATTTGTTCAGGTCTTAAGGATGGATGATAACAGACTTGGCCTCGCATATTTGTCAAAACTGACCATCCTGTTATGGGAGAGGAAATCAAACTGTGATGGCGTTGTCACATGGGTGTTTCTGCAGAAAAGTATTCAATTGCAGGAGCTCTTTCCGCATAGAATGTTTAGTCGTTGCAAAAAGATGATAATAACAGGGTATGatgaggacacaaatgtgattgtTCTATCTACGATCCGCGGCGTCTTCACGCTCCAACTTGACTCGATGCAGATCAAACATATTTGCAAACGAGGTGGCTTATGTTTGGACACTTTCTATCCATACACAAATTTCTATACTACAG TTTTTACCCTCGTAAAGCTGATGAATGTGAATGAAGATTATGGAGAACATTCTTCAGCAGCAAG GCAGGGGTTTGGAAGTGCATGCCGCAGTATATATGGTGGATTTGTGAAATGGTGTATGGGAAAA ATTCAAAAGAAAACTTGA